The Neomonachus schauinslandi unplaced genomic scaffold, ASM220157v2 HiC_scaffold_520, whole genome shotgun sequence genome has a segment encoding these proteins:
- the LOC110586876 gene encoding olfactory receptor 1F12-like has protein sequence MEKGNQTSVSEFLLLGFSSWPEQQALLFVLFLCLYLTGLFGNLLILLAIVSERRLHTPMYFFLANLSVVDLCLPSSTVPKMLLNIQAQTQTISYPGCLAQMYFCIMFANMDNFLLTVMAYDRYVAICHPLHYSTLMTQLLCASLVSVSWVFATLNPLLHTLMLTRLHFCSNNIIHHFFCDINSLLPLSCSDTSINQFIVLAAVGLIFMVPSECIMASYSLIISAVMKIPSAQGKLKAFSTCGSHLALVILFYGAITGVYMSPSSNHSSEKDSATSLVFMVVAPMLNPFIYSLRNSELKGALKKAVGRTKTFSQ, from the coding sequence atggaaaaaggaaaccaaaccaGTGTCTCCGAATTTCTCCTCTTGGGCTTCTCAAGTTGGCCAGAGCAACAGGCTCTCCTCTTTGTACTTTTCCTGTGTCTCTACTTAACAGGGCTGTTTGGAAACTTGCTCATCTTGCTGGCTATTGTCTCAGAGCGCCGCCTCCACACACCCATGTATTTTTTCCTTGCCAATCTGTCTGTGGTAGACCTCTGCCTTCCTTCATCTACCGTCCCCaagatgctgctgaacatccaaGCACAGACTCAGACCATCTCCTATCCTGGCTGCCTGGCTCAGATGTATTTCTGTATCATGTTTGCCAACATGGACAATTTCCTTCTCACAGTAATGGCATATGACCGCTACGTGGCCATCTGTCACCCTTTGCACTACTCCACCCTTATGACTCAGCTCCTTTGTGCCTCTCTGGTGTCTGTGTCTTGGGTCTTTGCCACTTTGAATCCCCTCTTGCACACCCTTATGCTCACCCGTCTGCACTTCTGCTCTAACAACATCATCCACCATTTCTTCTGTGATATcaactctctcctccccctctcctgttcTGATACCAGTATCAATCAGTTCATAGTTCTGGCTGCAGTGGGGCTGATCTTCATGGTACCTTCAGAGTGTATCATGGCATCCTATAGCCTCATCATCTCTGCTGTGATGAAAATCCCTTCTGCCCAAGGAAAACTCAAGGCTTTCTCCACCTGTGGATCTCACCTTGCCTTggtcattcttttctatggcgcAATCACAGGAGTCTATATGAGCCCCTCATCCAACCATTCATCTGAAAAAGACTCAGCCACATCATTGGTCTTCATGGTCGTAGCCCCTATGTTGAATCCCTTCATATACAGTCTAAGGAACAGTGAGCTGAAGGGGGCATTAAAGAAGGCTGTGGGCCGGACCAAAACCTTCTCCCAGTGA